A segment of the Nitrosospira briensis C-128 genome:
ATCAGCCCAACCTGTGGCTGTTCCAGCAGGGAGTGGACGATCTCACGCTCGAGGGGGAGTGCGTCACAGGCGTCGTAACCCAATTGGGAATCAGGTTTGCTGCTCGAGCGGTGGTCCTGACGGCAGGAACGTTTCTTGGGGGGCTTGCACATGTCGGTTCAGCCAATTTCCAGGCCGGCCGGGCTGGCGACCCACCCTCCATCAGCCTGGCTGCCCGCCTGCGGGAGATGGAGCTGCCCGTGGGTCGATTGAAAACCGGTACCCCGCCGCGCATAGACGGCCGTAGCATCGATTACTCGGCGGTTATCGAGCAGCCGGGCGACAGCCCTGTGCCGGTCTTCTCCTTTATGGGTGACGCCGCCCGGCACCCACGGCAGTTGCCCTGCTGGATGACACATACCAATAGGCGGACTCATGACATCATTCGCGGCGGTCTGGATCGATCTCCACTGTTTACCGGCGTAATCGAGGGAACAGGGCCACGATATTGTCCTTCCATCGAGGACAAGGTCGTGCGATTTTCAGCGAAGGAATCGCACCAGATCTTTCTGGAACCGGAAGGTCTCGGCACTCATGAGGTATACCCCAACGGAATCTCGACCAGCCTGCCATTCGACATGCAGGTCAAGTTGGTGCAGTCCATCAAGGGGCTTGAAAACGCACATATTACCCGTCCCGGCTACGCTATCGAATACGACTTTTTCGACCCGCGGGCATTAAAAAGTTCGCTTGAAACAAAAGCAATCGAAGGTCTGTTTTTTGCCGGGCAGATCAATGGGACGACGGGTTATGAAGAGGCTGCGGCCCAGGGATTGCTGGCGGGGATTAACGCGGCGCGCAAGATACAAGACCGGGAAGCATGGTGCCCGCGCCGCGACGAAGCTTACCTGGGCGTTTTGGTAGACGATCTTGTCACCCGAGGCGTTACCGAACCCTACCGCATGTTTACCAGCCGTGCCGAATATCGCCTGCAACTTCGGGAAGACAACGCTGATTTGCGTCTGACCGCGATAGGCCGGGAGCTCGGGGTGGTCGATGATGTACGCTGGGCTTCATTCGAAGCCAAGCGCGAAGCGATTGTTCGAGAGCAAGGCAGATTAAAAGCGACATGGCTCAGTCCAAATACCAGTTTGAATGCGTTACCCGAAGCGGACGTGTTGCGAGTGCTGGGTAAGACCATTGGGCATGATTATTCGCTATACGAATTGTTGCGGCGCCCGGACGTATCCTATGCTGCTCTGATGACGCTGCCCGGTGCAGGGGAGTGTGTCACTGATCCCGTGGTTGCGGAACAAGTTGAAATCCAGGCGAAATATCACGGTTACATTGAACGTCAGAAGGATGAAGTGGCGCGTAATGCCGGCTATGAGGACATTCGCCTGCCGCTCGATCTTGATTACACCACCGTGCGTGGCCTCTCCGCCGAGGCGCAGCAAAAACTGAATCAATTCAAGCCGGAAACAGCAGGACAGGCGGCCAGGATTTCCGGCATAACGCCGGCGGCAATTTCATTATTGCTGGTACACGTGAAACGTGGATTTTCCGGCCAGAAAAAAAAGAAGAGCGCATGAGTCTCACGGCGCAACTTACTGGCGGAATCGAAGCCCTGGGATTGACGCTCCCGCACGAAACCCAAGTGCGCTTGCTGCAATACCTTGCGCTGATCCGGAAGTGGAACCAGGTGCATAACCTGACCGCGGTGCGTGAGCCGGAAGCAATGCTGGTTCGTCATTTGCTCGATAGCCTGGCGGTTTTACCGCACGTCACCGGATCGCGTATTGCCGACATCGGCAGTGGCGCTGGCTTGCCGGGGATTCCCCTGGCTTTGGCGCGGCCCGAGTGGCATGTGACCCTGGTCGAAATCAATCACAAAAAAGCCGCATTTCTGCAACAGGCGCAAATCGAGCTGAATTTAAAAAATATCGAGGTGATGGTAGAGCGCGTCGAAAATTTTCGACCGGCAGATGGGTTTGATATCGTCATTTCACGTGCTTTTTCCGATCTGACTGATTTTGCCAGCCTGGCGGGGCATTTGTGTGCGCCAGGAAACGTTGGCGGCAGACTTGTGGCGATGAAAGGAGTGTATCCTCACGAAGAACTGGCACAGCTCCCAGCACAGTTCATGGTCGAAAAAATATTACCGGTTACAGTCCCCGGCCTTGAGGCGGAGCGACATCTTGTCTGGATCAAGCAGGCATAGCGGGTGACGGTTTGGCGACCACGGTGGTTTTAGCGGATGGCCCGCGATTTGACAGCCGGGTTAGCCGGAGATGCCCGGTTCGGAGAGGACAAGATGGCGAAAATTCTGGCAATAACCAATCAGAAAGGCGGGGTAGGAAAAACCACCACGAGTGTTAATCTGGCGGCGAGTCTCGAAGCCGCCGGACGTCGTGTCTTATTGATCGATCTCGATCCCCAGGGTAATGCCACGATGGGAAGTGGTGTGGACAAACGTGTCTTGCGGCATACGGTATATCAGGTATTGTTGGGTAGCCGAAGTATTGCGGATGTACGTGTAACCTCTACCAGTGGCAAGTATGACCTCGTCCCCGCCAACCGTGACTTGGCCGGTGCTGAAATAGAAATGGTGGATCTGCCCCAGCGGGAAACACGATTGAAGGCGGCGCTGCAAGAGGTGGAAAAGGAATACGATTTCATTCTCATCGATTGCCCGCCCGCACTTAACCTGCTGACACTCAACGGCTTATGCGCAGCGCATGCGGTGATGATTCCGATGCAATGCGAGTATTACGCCCTGGAGGGGTTGAGCGATCTTGTCAATACTGTAAAAAAGGTACGGGCAAATCTCAACCCGGTGCTCGAGATCGAAGGATTGCTGCGTACCATGTTCGATCCCCGCAATATACTGGCGCAACAGGTATCCGAACAACTGCAGCAGCACTTCGGGGACAAGGTTTACCGCACTGTAATCCCACGTAACGTACGGCTGGCCGAAGCGCCGAGCTTCGGCATACCGGCGTTATATCACGACAAATTATCCAAAGGCACCCAGGCCTATCTGGCGCTGGCGGGGGAAATGCTGAACAGATACTCATCCGTCGCGCCGGTCCAACAGGATCACGAACAGAAGCTTGAAGCGTAACGGGATAAAGACCAGGAAGGGAAAAAGCAGATGAAATTGAAGGGGTTGGGGAGGGGATTGGATGCGTTGTTGGCAGGTGACAGCGATGGCCGCAGGGCAGAGGAATCGCTACAGAACCTGAAAACTTCACTGCTACAGCCGGGCAAGTATCAGCCGCGCACCCACATGGATAAAGTATCTTTGGCGGAGCTGGCGGAATCCATCAAAGCCCAGGGGGTAATGCAGCCGATCCTGGTTCGACCTGTTTCGCCGGGAAGCTACGAAATCATAGCCGGCGAGCGGCGCTGGCGCGCAGCACAACTGGCGGGGCTTGCTGAAGTGCCTGCGCTCATCCGTGAAGTACCGGATGAGGCAGCGCTGGCCATGTCGTTGATCGAGAACATTCAGCGCGAGAACTTGAATCCGCTAGAAGAAGCTATGGGAATTCAAAGGCTTATCCGAGAATTCGGAATGACTCATCAGGCTGCCAGCCAGGCTTTGGGTAGTTCGCGCAGCGCCGTTTCCAACCTCCTCCGATTGCTTAATCTGCCGCCCGCCGTACAGGAATTGCTGATGCAGGGAAAGATCGACATGGGGCACAGCCGCGCGCTGCTCTCGCTTC
Coding sequences within it:
- the mnmG gene encoding tRNA uridine-5-carboxymethylaminomethyl(34) synthesis enzyme MnmG; this translates as MNCSENFDVIVIGGGHAGTEAALAAARMGKKTLLLSHNIETLGQMSCNPSIGGIGKGHLVKEVDALGGAMAAAADEAGIQFRILNSSKGPAVRATRAQADRMLYRQAIRRRLENQPNLWLFQQGVDDLTLEGECVTGVVTQLGIRFAARAVVLTAGTFLGGLAHVGSANFQAGRAGDPPSISLAARLREMELPVGRLKTGTPPRIDGRSIDYSAVIEQPGDSPVPVFSFMGDAARHPRQLPCWMTHTNRRTHDIIRGGLDRSPLFTGVIEGTGPRYCPSIEDKVVRFSAKESHQIFLEPEGLGTHEVYPNGISTSLPFDMQVKLVQSIKGLENAHITRPGYAIEYDFFDPRALKSSLETKAIEGLFFAGQINGTTGYEEAAAQGLLAGINAARKIQDREAWCPRRDEAYLGVLVDDLVTRGVTEPYRMFTSRAEYRLQLREDNADLRLTAIGRELGVVDDVRWASFEAKREAIVREQGRLKATWLSPNTSLNALPEADVLRVLGKTIGHDYSLYELLRRPDVSYAALMTLPGAGECVTDPVVAEQVEIQAKYHGYIERQKDEVARNAGYEDIRLPLDLDYTTVRGLSAEAQQKLNQFKPETAGQAARISGITPAAISLLLVHVKRGFSGQKKKKSA
- the rsmG gene encoding 16S rRNA (guanine(527)-N(7))-methyltransferase RsmG — protein: MSLTAQLTGGIEALGLTLPHETQVRLLQYLALIRKWNQVHNLTAVREPEAMLVRHLLDSLAVLPHVTGSRIADIGSGAGLPGIPLALARPEWHVTLVEINHKKAAFLQQAQIELNLKNIEVMVERVENFRPADGFDIVISRAFSDLTDFASLAGHLCAPGNVGGRLVAMKGVYPHEELAQLPAQFMVEKILPVTVPGLEAERHLVWIKQA
- a CDS encoding ParA family protein, with protein sequence MAKILAITNQKGGVGKTTTSVNLAASLEAAGRRVLLIDLDPQGNATMGSGVDKRVLRHTVYQVLLGSRSIADVRVTSTSGKYDLVPANRDLAGAEIEMVDLPQRETRLKAALQEVEKEYDFILIDCPPALNLLTLNGLCAAHAVMIPMQCEYYALEGLSDLVNTVKKVRANLNPVLEIEGLLRTMFDPRNILAQQVSEQLQQHFGDKVYRTVIPRNVRLAEAPSFGIPALYHDKLSKGTQAYLALAGEMLNRYSSVAPVQQDHEQKLEA
- a CDS encoding ParB/RepB/Spo0J family partition protein; amino-acid sequence: MKLKGLGRGLDALLAGDSDGRRAEESLQNLKTSLLQPGKYQPRTHMDKVSLAELAESIKAQGVMQPILVRPVSPGSYEIIAGERRWRAAQLAGLAEVPALIREVPDEAALAMSLIENIQRENLNPLEEAMGIQRLIREFGMTHQAASQALGSSRSAVSNLLRLLNLPPAVQELLMQGKIDMGHSRALLSLPASKQIETANLVVHKQLSVRETERLVHRIEHPVEKKHPKRDRDLLRLQENISLKLGAQVVINSGKNGKGSVVIHYDSLEQLDGILSRW